One part of the Polycyclovorans algicola TG408 genome encodes these proteins:
- a CDS encoding P-II family nitrogen regulator, whose amino-acid sequence MKMLVAIIKPFKLDAVREALADLGVQGMTVTEVRGFGRQKGHTELYRGAEYVVDLLPKIKLEVALAPDQLDPAIEAISKAARTGQIGDGKVFVYDLEQTIRIRTGEAGIEAV is encoded by the coding sequence GTGAAAATGCTCGTCGCCATCATTAAGCCGTTCAAACTTGACGCTGTCCGTGAGGCGCTTGCCGACCTGGGCGTGCAGGGGATGACGGTGACCGAGGTGCGGGGTTTCGGTCGGCAGAAGGGTCACACCGAGCTTTACCGTGGTGCGGAATATGTCGTGGACCTGCTGCCCAAAATCAAACTTGAAGTGGCGCTGGCGCCCGACCAGCTCGACCCGGCCATTGAGGCCATCAGCAAGGCGGCGCGCACCGGCCAGATCGGCGACGGCAAGGTATTTGTTTACGACCTGGAGCAGACCATCCGCATCCGTACCGGTGAGGCCGGTATCGAAGCCGTTTAA
- a CDS encoding DUF4124 domain-containing protein translates to MSISVMGFGLGGRRCGALMLLCVLPLSAVSADAAIYRWVDAQGRVHYGDATTAPRSAEAVPRRGADAPAGAASAVDPTELPVTELPPTEQSCEQAQAQYDAYRGANQIVETDSLGVERTMDGAQREQLLARAEMRVSRACGDAAVTP, encoded by the coding sequence ATGTCGATTTCGGTCATGGGTTTCGGGCTGGGCGGGCGCCGCTGCGGGGCGCTGATGCTGTTGTGCGTGCTGCCGCTGTCGGCGGTCTCGGCGGATGCGGCGATTTACCGTTGGGTGGATGCGCAGGGCCGCGTCCATTACGGCGATGCCACGACCGCGCCGCGCAGCGCTGAAGCGGTGCCGCGCCGCGGCGCCGACGCGCCTGCGGGCGCGGCGTCAGCCGTTGACCCGACCGAACTGCCGGTCACCGAGCTGCCGCCCACCGAGCAAAGTTGCGAGCAGGCGCAGGCGCAGTACGACGCCTACCGGGGGGCTAACCAGATTGTTGAAACCGACAGCCTGGGCGTGGAGCGAACGATGGATGGCGCGCAACGCGAGCAACTGCTGGCCCGCGCCGAGATGCGCGTGAGCCGGGCCTGTGGCGATGCCGCAGTCACCCCATGA
- a CDS encoding DUF4124 domain-containing protein, translating to MTVRWLVLVLAAMGITPAAVASAVYKWVDQAGQVHYDDTRVADGQRLTRELLATRVVAPAADKGLTVPAEWVDLFARQCDRAGSRIQTLRMATAVYGLSPRGHEFRYTDQQVRLMIVEARAEAAQHCPANAARDAYRDALAAARLRLAHETAHE from the coding sequence ATGACGGTGCGCTGGCTTGTGCTGGTGCTCGCCGCAATGGGCATCACGCCGGCTGCGGTTGCGTCGGCCGTCTACAAATGGGTGGACCAGGCCGGACAGGTGCACTACGACGACACGCGCGTGGCCGACGGCCAGCGACTGACGCGCGAACTGCTGGCAACGCGGGTGGTCGCGCCGGCCGCCGACAAGGGTTTGACGGTGCCCGCCGAGTGGGTCGACCTGTTTGCCCGTCAATGCGACCGCGCCGGCTCACGCATCCAGACGTTGCGGATGGCCACGGCGGTATACGGGCTGTCGCCTCGCGGTCACGAGTTTCGCTACACCGACCAGCAGGTTCGGCTGATGATCGTCGAGGCCCGTGCCGAGGCGGCGCAGCACTGTCCCGCCAACGCCGCGCGCGATGCCTATCGCGACGCGCTGGCCGCCGCCCGGCTGCGACTCGCACACGAGACCGCGCATGAGTAA